In the genome of Rhodoferax fermentans, one region contains:
- a CDS encoding TniQ family protein — protein sequence MGLIITHAPHGDESGIGYYRRLSADNALFGWRNLADVAGVERNRRALLMRTNDVASNLGLEPAWTESACKKEELCRKWGRLHRTQADAVCPACMAESPYLRHHWEHAYVTACPKHRIQLVDQCNACGEHLSPMRLYIGLCTCGQDLGRLPQVPATKSQLWLSTLIGGNCSLSGNLKPVFHEVDTDVLVKVIRTLCRHPDPTTPSLPRGADLPKNVSKAIDFLGPLESLLADWPTSLRSHVEQRIAAGRKDARTLNTLLGDWYISLRKACQGTALEPLLQVIIDVAAEKTDCVLGMDSAKAMAEDVTKYVRAPDAAKAIGVSVSRMLDAIHHGECAHRTRRIGTRGQVFEVSRVEVERIQQLRAQWISDAMACELVGVTPAVLERMKAAEVIRSDIRWREDFMKGGPVERQSLLDLYERVDSWANSADVTEDTTLTWSEFTSRRMGEKRAIESLMKAIASGAVRAVAGARTLGEMSFCMTDVSQHFGRPLLEAGMSIHQLSKATGWKWESISHWIDAGLLACESIQLRGQPCRVVLPKQLLEFRQTYIPLADLARAMDKRASALSHMLPGIELFGAKQLPDGAMRGGLLRMADVGRLAVIGAKAGHDLFVPAE from the coding sequence ATGGGCCTCATCATTACCCACGCACCCCATGGTGACGAGTCCGGAATCGGCTACTACCGTCGACTATCTGCCGACAATGCGCTTTTCGGTTGGCGGAACCTGGCAGACGTCGCGGGCGTCGAGCGCAATCGCCGCGCATTGCTGATGCGCACAAATGATGTTGCAAGCAATCTGGGGCTGGAGCCGGCATGGACCGAATCCGCATGCAAGAAAGAAGAACTCTGCCGCAAGTGGGGGCGACTGCATCGCACCCAAGCGGATGCAGTTTGTCCGGCATGCATGGCTGAATCTCCCTATCTACGTCACCACTGGGAACACGCTTATGTCACTGCTTGCCCTAAACACCGCATTCAGTTGGTCGACCAGTGCAATGCATGTGGGGAACACCTCTCGCCGATGCGGCTTTACATCGGGCTGTGCACGTGCGGCCAGGACTTGGGCCGCCTGCCGCAGGTGCCGGCCACCAAGTCACAGCTCTGGTTGTCGACGCTGATTGGGGGCAACTGCTCGCTATCTGGCAACCTGAAACCCGTATTTCATGAAGTGGACACCGATGTACTCGTGAAGGTCATTCGAACGCTGTGCCGACATCCCGACCCGACTACGCCGTCTTTGCCACGTGGCGCCGACCTGCCAAAGAATGTGTCGAAAGCAATCGACTTCCTCGGCCCGCTTGAATCACTGCTGGCCGACTGGCCCACGAGTTTGCGCTCGCATGTTGAGCAGCGCATTGCCGCCGGGCGCAAAGATGCACGCACTTTGAACACCTTGTTGGGCGACTGGTACATCAGCTTGCGCAAGGCTTGTCAGGGCACAGCGCTCGAGCCGCTTCTTCAAGTCATCATCGACGTTGCCGCTGAAAAAACCGATTGTGTGCTGGGCATGGACTCGGCCAAGGCCATGGCTGAAGATGTCACCAAATATGTGAGGGCGCCAGATGCCGCCAAGGCTATCGGTGTTAGCGTGTCTCGTATGCTTGATGCGATCCATCATGGCGAGTGCGCGCATCGCACAAGGCGGATCGGTACCCGGGGTCAGGTCTTTGAAGTTTCCCGTGTGGAAGTCGAACGCATTCAACAACTGCGAGCCCAGTGGATTTCCGACGCCATGGCATGCGAGTTGGTAGGCGTCACCCCCGCGGTACTCGAACGCATGAAAGCAGCTGAAGTTATTCGCTCGGACATTCGCTGGCGCGAGGACTTCATGAAAGGCGGACCAGTCGAGCGTCAATCTTTGCTAGATTTGTATGAACGTGTCGACTCGTGGGCCAATTCTGCTGACGTCACAGAAGATACAACGCTCACCTGGTCTGAGTTCACGAGTCGGCGGATGGGGGAAAAGCGTGCTATTGAATCACTCATGAAAGCCATTGCGAGCGGCGCTGTGAGGGCTGTCGCGGGTGCACGAACACTGGGCGAGATGTCGTTCTGCATGACAGACGTGTCTCAGCATTTCGGAAGGCCATTGCTCGAAGCTGGCATGTCGATTCATCAACTATCCAAAGCGACGGGCTGGAAGTGGGAGTCGATCTCGCACTGGATCGACGCGGGTCTGCTGGCTTGCGAGTCGATTCAACTCCGGGGTCAGCCATGTCGCGTGGTCTTGCCGAAACAGCTGCTGGAATTTCGCCAAACGTACATTCCGCTGGCAGACTTGGCCCGCGCGATGGACAAGAGGGCATCAGCCTTGTCGCACATGCTCCCGGGCATTGAGCTATTTGGTGCGAAACAGTTACCTGATGGCGCGATGCGCGGCGGCTTGCTGCGCATGGCAGATGTTGGTCGGCTCGCGGTGATTGGGGCTAAGGCTGGACATGACCTGTTTGTGCCGGCTGAATGA
- a CDS encoding DEAD/DEAH box helicase family protein: MSNFAFLKSEWSFLYGAAIKAEGMANTDARTSCFYARRTLELAVNWLYKHDKSLRLPYQDHLSALIHEPSFRATAGDAVFTKAKLIKDLGNMAVHSTRIVQSTDALTATRELFHVCYWLARTYGQRVRPAPDLRFDLALVPLPPAPSAAPATPVQSTDQLQKLETQLKVSDEKLSALLSTNAALDDELKKLREEVAAAKKANTAQPDTHDYCEAETRDKFIDLLLKEAGWQLTAKNLEVEVSGMPNNQGKGFVDYVLWGDNGLPLALLEAKRTRKDATVGQQQAKLYADCLQAQYGQRPIIFYSNGYEHWMWDDASYPPRSVQGFFKKEELDLLIQRRSSRKKLADAVINDDIINRYYQHRAVRRIGETFELDNQRKALLVMATGGGKTRVVVALADVLTRCNWAKRILFLADRVALVKQAVNAFKAHLPDSSPVNLVTEKATDGRVFVSTYPTMMGLIDDAADGQRRFGVGHFDLIIIDEAHRSVYQKYRAIFDYFDAMLVGLTATPKDEIDHNTYSLFDLESGVPTDVYGLDEAVAEGYLVPPKAISVPLKFQREGIRYEDLSDEEKEQWDALEWDEDGNVPDAVDSAALNQWLFNTDTVDKVLENLMTQGEKVAGGDRLGKTIIFAKNNAHADFIAKCFNDNYPHYKGAFARVVTYKTEYAQTLIDAFSAKESMPHIAISVDMLDTGIDVPEVVNLVFFKVIRSKTKFWQMIGRGTRLCPDLYGPGKHKQFSRVFDYCQNLEYFNQELPPDDARASAPLGARLFRARLQMIGALDSRMAADPQVAQEPAAFGDNLTDGRLRGELAGFLQQQVAAMNLDNFVVRPRRKSVERFAQLESWKSLDADAHHELSQQLAELPTALLDNDEDAKRFDLLMLRIQLSILQALPDFASLRERTQAIASALEAQEAIPAIKAHMVLIQAIAGDEWWEDVTIAMLEAARKKLRALVKLIEKGKKKVVYTDFEDELGVGTVINLPGVSTGMNLAKFKDKARQFLKAHESHVSLQRLRRNQPLTPSDLDELERMLVDAGGTTEVIAQAAEQSHGLGIFIRSLVGLDRETATQAFSQFVVGTTATASQIEFIDLIVQYLTENGVMDAERLYESPFTDISQQGPEALFLPAKVTEMVRVLEEIRERAVA; the protein is encoded by the coding sequence ATGAGCAATTTCGCCTTCCTCAAGTCTGAATGGTCCTTCCTTTACGGCGCGGCTATCAAGGCTGAAGGGATGGCGAATACCGATGCCCGCACCTCCTGCTTCTACGCGCGCCGCACGTTGGAACTGGCGGTCAACTGGCTCTACAAACACGACAAATCCCTGCGTCTGCCGTATCAGGACCACTTGAGTGCCCTGATTCACGAGCCCAGCTTTCGAGCCACCGCCGGCGACGCGGTCTTCACCAAAGCCAAGCTTATCAAAGACCTGGGCAACATGGCGGTGCACAGCACCCGCATCGTCCAGAGCACCGATGCCCTCACCGCCACCCGCGAGCTGTTCCATGTCTGCTATTGGCTGGCTCGGACCTACGGCCAGCGAGTTCGCCCGGCGCCGGACCTGCGTTTTGACCTGGCATTGGTTCCCCTGCCACCGGCACCATCAGCGGCGCCTGCCACCCCAGTCCAGTCCACAGACCAGCTCCAGAAACTGGAGACTCAGCTCAAAGTCAGCGACGAAAAGCTCTCAGCCCTGTTGTCCACCAATGCCGCGCTGGACGACGAACTCAAGAAGCTGCGCGAAGAAGTGGCGGCCGCCAAGAAGGCCAACACCGCCCAGCCCGACACCCACGACTACTGCGAAGCCGAAACCCGTGACAAATTCATCGACCTGCTGCTCAAGGAAGCCGGTTGGCAGCTGACGGCCAAGAACCTGGAAGTCGAAGTCAGCGGCATGCCCAACAACCAAGGCAAGGGCTTTGTCGACTACGTGCTCTGGGGTGACAACGGTTTGCCCTTGGCCCTGTTGGAAGCCAAGCGCACCCGCAAGGACGCGACCGTGGGCCAGCAACAGGCCAAGCTGTATGCCGACTGCCTACAAGCCCAGTATGGTCAGCGCCCCATCATCTTCTATTCCAATGGCTATGAGCACTGGATGTGGGACGATGCCAGCTACCCACCCCGGTCGGTGCAGGGCTTCTTCAAGAAGGAAGAACTCGACCTGCTGATTCAGCGCCGCAGCAGTCGCAAGAAGTTGGCTGATGCCGTCATCAACGACGACATCATCAACCGCTATTACCAGCACCGGGCGGTGCGCCGCATTGGTGAGACCTTTGAGCTGGACAACCAGCGCAAGGCCCTGCTGGTGATGGCCACCGGTGGCGGCAAGACGCGTGTGGTGGTGGCGCTGGCGGACGTGCTGACCCGCTGCAATTGGGCCAAACGCATCCTGTTCCTAGCCGACCGCGTGGCCTTGGTCAAGCAGGCGGTCAACGCCTTCAAGGCGCACCTGCCCGATTCATCTCCGGTTAACCTGGTCACCGAGAAAGCCACTGACGGCCGGGTGTTTGTCTCGACCTACCCAACCATGATGGGCCTGATTGACGACGCCGCTGACGGCCAGCGCCGTTTTGGCGTGGGTCACTTTGACCTCATCATCATCGACGAAGCCCACCGCTCGGTGTACCAAAAGTACCGTGCCATCTTCGATTACTTCGATGCCATGCTGGTGGGCCTGACCGCCACCCCCAAGGACGAGATAGACCACAACACCTACAGCCTGTTTGACCTGGAAAGTGGCGTCCCCACCGATGTCTACGGTCTGGATGAAGCCGTGGCCGAAGGCTACCTTGTGCCCCCCAAAGCCATTTCGGTGCCGCTGAAGTTCCAGCGCGAAGGCATCAGGTATGAGGACCTGTCCGATGAAGAGAAGGAGCAGTGGGACGCCTTGGAGTGGGATGAAGACGGCAACGTGCCCGATGCCGTGGACTCGGCAGCGCTGAACCAATGGTTATTCAACACCGATACCGTCGACAAAGTGCTGGAAAACCTGATGACCCAGGGCGAGAAGGTCGCCGGCGGTGACCGCCTGGGTAAAACCATTATCTTTGCCAAAAATAACGCCCATGCCGACTTCATTGCCAAGTGCTTCAATGACAACTATCCGCATTACAAGGGTGCTTTCGCCCGGGTTGTGACTTACAAGACAGAGTACGCCCAGACCCTGATTGATGCCTTTTCTGCCAAAGAGAGCATGCCGCACATCGCCATCTCGGTCGACATGCTCGACACCGGCATTGATGTGCCGGAGGTGGTCAATCTGGTGTTCTTCAAGGTGATTCGTTCCAAGACCAAGTTCTGGCAGATGATTGGCCGGGGCACCAGGTTGTGCCCTGACCTGTATGGCCCTGGTAAGCACAAGCAATTCTCTCGGGTCTTTGACTATTGCCAGAACCTCGAGTACTTCAACCAGGAACTGCCGCCAGACGATGCCAGGGCATCGGCACCACTGGGCGCCCGGCTGTTTCGGGCGCGGTTGCAGATGATTGGGGCACTGGACAGCCGCATGGCTGCGGACCCCCAGGTGGCCCAAGAGCCAGCCGCCTTCGGTGACAACCTCACCGATGGGCGGTTGCGCGGTGAACTGGCGGGCTTTCTGCAGCAGCAAGTGGCAGCCATGAACCTGGACAACTTTGTGGTGCGGCCCCGGCGAAAGTCGGTGGAGCGCTTTGCCCAGCTGGAATCCTGGAAATCGCTGGATGCCGATGCGCACCACGAACTGAGTCAGCAATTGGCAGAACTACCGACGGCCTTGCTGGACAACGACGAAGACGCCAAGCGCTTTGACCTGCTGATGCTGCGCATCCAGTTGTCCATTCTGCAGGCCCTGCCGGACTTTGCCAGCCTGCGCGAACGCACCCAGGCCATTGCCAGTGCCCTGGAAGCGCAAGAAGCCATCCCCGCCATCAAGGCACACATGGTGCTGATTCAGGCCATTGCCGGCGATGAATGGTGGGAAGACGTCACCATTGCCATGCTGGAGGCCGCGCGCAAGAAGTTGCGCGCCCTGGTCAAGCTGATTGAAAAAGGCAAAAAGAAGGTTGTCTACACCGACTTCGAGGATGAGTTGGGCGTTGGCACTGTCATCAACCTGCCAGGCGTGAGCACCGGCATGAATCTGGCCAAGTTCAAGGACAAGGCCCGCCAGTTCCTCAAAGCCCATGAAAGCCATGTGTCACTGCAACGCCTGCGGCGCAACCAACCACTGACGCCATCCGACCTAGACGAGCTGGAGCGGATGCTGGTCGATGCTGGTGGCACGACAGAGGTCATTGCCCAGGCCGCAGAACAAAGCCATGGACTAGGCATCTTCATCCGGTCATTGGTAGGCCTGGACCGTGAAACGGCAACGCAGGCGTTCAGCCAGTTTGTGGTCGGCACCACCGCCACTGCCAGCCAGATTGAGTTCATCGACCTGATTGTTCAGTACCTGACGGAAAACGGCGTGATGGATGCAGAGAGGCTGTATGAGTCACCGTTCACCGACATCAGCCAGCAGGGGCCAGAAGCGTTGTTCCTGCCTGCCAAAGTGACAGAAATGGTCCGGGTGCTGGAGGAGATTCGCGAGCGGGCAGTGGCTTGA
- a CDS encoding HsdM family class I SAM-dependent methyltransferase gives MLTGELRSQIDAIWNSFWTGGISNPLEVMEQITYLLFLRRLDDLHTLEENKSVRLGKPMERRNFPEGADAKGRSYNDLRWSRFKNFAPAEMYTVVGEHVFPFLRSMGGDGSTYAHHMKDARFTIPTPALLAKVVDLLDHVPMEDRDTKGDLYEYMLGKIASAGQNGQFRTPRHIIRLMVEMTAPTAKDVICDPASGTCGFLVAAGEYLRAKHPEILRDAASREHFHHGMFHGYDFDNTMLRIGSMNMALHGVDNPDIRYQDSLAQDHAGDEEKYSLILANPPFAGSLDYEGTAKDLLAIIKTKKTELLFLALFLRLLKPGGRAAVIVPDGVLFGSSKAHKELRRKLVEEQKLDAVISLPSGVFKPYAGVSTAILLFTKTNSGGTDNVWFYDMKADGMSLDDKRQPLLSDDKLGLQPFHNGRSQLSEAEHAKNNLPDVLQRWAERDGTELDRDRTDQSFCVPKGDIVGNDYDLSINRYKEVVYEVSEHLPPREILARLAELEAEIQAGMIELEGMLG, from the coding sequence ATGCTCACAGGCGAACTTCGCAGCCAAATCGACGCCATCTGGAACTCGTTCTGGACTGGCGGCATCTCCAACCCACTGGAGGTGATGGAGCAAATTACTTACCTGCTGTTTCTGCGCCGTCTGGACGACCTGCACACCCTGGAAGAAAACAAGTCCGTGCGACTGGGCAAGCCCATGGAGCGCCGCAACTTTCCTGAAGGGGCGGATGCCAAAGGGCGGTCATACAACGACCTGCGCTGGTCCCGCTTCAAGAACTTCGCCCCGGCTGAGATGTACACCGTTGTTGGTGAGCACGTGTTTCCGTTCCTGCGCAGCATGGGGGGTGATGGCTCCACCTATGCGCATCACATGAAAGACGCCCGCTTCACCATCCCGACCCCGGCGCTGCTGGCCAAGGTGGTGGACCTGCTGGACCACGTTCCGATGGAAGACCGTGACACCAAGGGTGACCTGTACGAGTACATGCTGGGCAAGATTGCCAGCGCTGGCCAAAACGGCCAGTTCCGAACCCCTCGCCACATCATCCGGCTGATGGTGGAAATGACAGCCCCCACCGCCAAAGATGTGATTTGTGACCCGGCCAGCGGCACCTGTGGTTTCCTGGTGGCTGCCGGTGAATACCTGCGTGCCAAGCACCCTGAAATCCTGCGTGATGCCGCATCCCGCGAACATTTCCACCACGGCATGTTCCACGGTTACGACTTTGACAACACCATGCTGCGCATTGGCAGCATGAACATGGCTCTGCACGGGGTGGACAACCCGGACATCCGCTACCAGGACTCCCTGGCGCAGGACCATGCGGGTGATGAAGAGAAGTATTCGCTGATTCTGGCCAATCCACCCTTTGCCGGGTCTTTGGACTATGAAGGCACCGCCAAAGACCTGTTGGCCATCATCAAGACCAAGAAAACCGAACTGCTGTTCTTGGCCTTGTTCCTGCGCCTGCTCAAGCCCGGTGGCCGCGCGGCGGTCATCGTGCCTGATGGCGTGCTGTTTGGCTCCAGCAAGGCGCACAAGGAACTGCGGCGCAAGTTGGTGGAAGAGCAGAAGCTCGATGCCGTCATCTCTCTGCCCTCGGGTGTGTTCAAACCCTATGCTGGCGTCTCAACGGCGATTCTGTTGTTCACCAAGACCAACTCGGGCGGTACCGACAACGTCTGGTTCTACGACATGAAGGCCGATGGCATGAGCCTGGACGACAAACGCCAGCCACTGCTGTCTGATGATAAATTGGGCCTTCAGCCCTTTCACAACGGGCGCAGTCAGCTATCGGAAGCGGAGCACGCCAAGAACAACCTGCCGGACGTGCTGCAGCGCTGGGCTGAGCGGGATGGCACCGAGCTTGACCGTGACCGCACCGACCAGAGCTTTTGCGTGCCCAAGGGTGACATCGTGGGCAATGACTATGACCTGTCCATCAACCGCTACAAGGAAGTGGTGTATGAGGTCAGTGAGCATCTGCCGCCGAGGGAGATTCTGGCCAGGCTGGCGGAGCTCGAAGCTGAGATTCAGGCGGGAATGATAGAGCTTGAGGGGATGCTGGGATGA
- a CDS encoding AAA family ATPase: MGSLAIRKVAYFGDQYFFESPTFDDGLSIIEGPNGTGKSTFFNLIYYGLGGKVDEFDSNSLETHKEIIGDSNNMVRLVIQIGGELFTLNRRLRENSITVVKASTAIDDVTTTVDSITLPIQRREDTKTFSDWLLERLNIPVVDIFQGGKQFKLNFSDLARLIYHNQSPDPNGIYKPAEVSNFISDSLEIRKAIFQILIGKTLLDLYDAIGKQKLAERDTATAKAVHQEYENIVEQLLKASGITDVANTKALAERIEGLEAQIEKLLATRRGFSRGELGSAEAQKSLDAELANVRAFEVRRRELDEEREKLVQEAGRLIDVERSLQADIERINKVIYAHGQLNLFSSDTCPYCLNDVARTPGHCICGNKVEELDFQRFFYSPAEYLDILKSKSKTLETLRLAIAGVREDSVRWSSERAVVQERLQLHRVRLQEANASPASVEQAMEELDTKLLETRDRLAKATEAFRLETRLDELLKRYKSKKTAFDLAKAEVIRLDGESKTELHKQVEAFNRVYNESMTSVVAECRNASIDSQTYLPLINNGEYREHSAKVPKRFLYYLALMQLSLLSDVPFPRLLLVDTPETAGIDFERLIKMLKQIQLLENPNARHFQILFSTGVKKYPAEFEGNVVMKLTESARLLTKREKTETEA, from the coding sequence ATGGGCAGCTTAGCCATAAGAAAAGTAGCCTACTTTGGCGATCAGTATTTTTTTGAGTCTCCCACATTTGATGATGGGCTGTCCATTATTGAAGGCCCAAACGGAACGGGCAAATCTACGTTTTTCAACTTGATCTACTATGGCTTGGGCGGTAAGGTTGACGAATTCGATTCAAACTCTCTCGAGACGCATAAAGAGATAATCGGCGACTCGAATAATATGGTGCGTCTCGTCATCCAAATAGGTGGCGAGTTGTTCACATTGAACAGACGTCTGCGCGAAAACAGTATTACAGTGGTGAAAGCATCCACAGCCATAGATGACGTAACCACGACTGTTGACTCTATTACACTTCCCATTCAAAGACGTGAAGATACTAAGACGTTTTCGGACTGGCTGCTTGAGCGCTTAAATATTCCTGTCGTAGATATATTTCAAGGAGGGAAGCAGTTTAAGTTGAATTTCTCGGATTTGGCAAGGCTGATTTATCACAATCAGAGCCCTGATCCAAACGGAATTTACAAGCCAGCCGAGGTTTCTAATTTCATTTCCGACTCGCTCGAAATACGGAAGGCTATCTTTCAAATATTGATCGGGAAGACGCTTCTTGATTTGTACGATGCCATTGGCAAACAGAAATTGGCTGAACGGGATACAGCTACGGCGAAAGCTGTTCATCAGGAGTACGAAAACATTGTTGAACAGCTGTTGAAGGCGAGCGGCATTACCGATGTCGCTAACACGAAAGCGCTTGCTGAACGAATAGAAGGGCTAGAGGCGCAAATTGAGAAGCTTCTTGCTACCCGTCGAGGCTTCTCCCGAGGTGAGTTGGGTTCTGCTGAAGCGCAGAAATCGCTCGATGCTGAACTAGCCAATGTCCGTGCGTTTGAAGTTCGAAGGCGCGAGTTGGACGAAGAAAGAGAAAAGTTAGTTCAGGAGGCTGGTCGACTGATTGACGTTGAGCGTTCCCTTCAGGCCGACATTGAACGCATTAACAAGGTGATTTACGCGCACGGGCAACTGAACCTATTTTCGAGCGACACTTGCCCCTATTGCCTTAATGACGTCGCTCGGACGCCGGGACATTGCATCTGCGGAAACAAGGTCGAAGAACTGGATTTTCAACGGTTTTTCTATAGTCCTGCAGAGTATCTAGATATCCTTAAGAGCAAATCGAAAACCCTTGAGACGTTGCGGCTTGCCATCGCCGGCGTACGGGAGGACTCAGTTCGCTGGAGTTCGGAGCGCGCGGTAGTGCAGGAGCGACTTCAGCTCCATCGCGTCCGCCTCCAAGAAGCAAACGCGTCTCCTGCAAGCGTTGAGCAGGCGATGGAAGAGCTCGACACGAAGCTCTTAGAAACCCGAGATCGACTCGCAAAGGCGACAGAGGCTTTTCGCCTAGAAACTAGGCTTGATGAGCTTCTGAAGCGATACAAGAGCAAAAAAACTGCATTTGATTTGGCTAAGGCTGAGGTTATTCGGCTCGATGGCGAATCGAAAACCGAGCTTCACAAGCAAGTTGAAGCATTTAATCGGGTCTATAACGAGTCAATGACGTCAGTCGTGGCCGAGTGCAGGAATGCCAGCATCGACTCGCAAACGTACCTACCGCTAATCAATAACGGTGAATATAGAGAACATAGTGCGAAGGTGCCGAAGCGCTTTTTGTACTACCTTGCGCTAATGCAATTGAGCCTGCTATCTGATGTACCGTTTCCCCGATTGCTGTTGGTGGACACGCCGGAGACCGCGGGGATCGACTTTGAGAGACTTATTAAGATGCTGAAGCAGATTCAGTTGCTTGAAAACCCGAATGCACGGCACTTTCAGATATTATTTTCCACTGGCGTGAAGAAGTATCCAGCTGAGTTTGAGGGAAACGTCGTGATGAAACTGACAGAATCTGCCCGATTGCTCACGAAGCGGGAAAAGACGGAAACTGAAGCATAA
- a CDS encoding restriction endonuclease subunit S, whose translation MKYPAVELGGLVDVVMGQAPPGDACNKDGTGTIFVKAGEFQERHPVVREWTTKPLKLSKAGDVLVCVVGATAGKVNEGAFDCAIGRSVAAVRSNPQKLDARFLFHFLKTKVMQLREGSQGAAQGVITREMIFSLSVTLLPLPEQRRIAAILDQADALRAKRREALAQLDSLTQSIFIEMFGDPAANPKAWPRLTLNELMDENGPQNGLYKPSTDYGTGTPILRIDAFYDGVVTKLHSLKRVRLSASELKLYGLRINDIVINRVNSIEYLGKSALIPRLSEHTVFESNMMRFSVRRDLVEPGYVVQFLQTKFIKNQIKSCSKNAVNQSSINQQDVKSFQVNVPPLTLQRTFALRVQSVEALKITHRTALAELDTLFASLQHRAFQGDL comes from the coding sequence ATGAAGTACCCAGCCGTTGAACTGGGTGGACTTGTTGACGTGGTGATGGGGCAAGCGCCCCCTGGCGATGCTTGCAACAAAGACGGCACCGGAACCATCTTCGTTAAGGCCGGGGAATTTCAAGAGCGCCATCCAGTGGTCCGAGAATGGACGACAAAGCCATTGAAGTTGTCCAAAGCTGGCGACGTGCTAGTTTGTGTGGTGGGTGCTACCGCAGGCAAAGTTAATGAAGGTGCATTCGATTGCGCAATTGGTCGCTCGGTAGCAGCCGTTCGCTCGAATCCACAGAAACTTGACGCACGGTTTTTGTTTCACTTTCTGAAAACCAAAGTGATGCAGCTACGTGAGGGGTCCCAGGGTGCTGCGCAAGGTGTCATCACCAGAGAGATGATTTTTTCACTTTCGGTCACCTTGTTACCCCTCCCCGAACAACGCCGCATCGCCGCCATCTTGGACCAAGCCGATGCGCTCAGAGCCAAGCGCCGGGAAGCCTTGGCGCAACTGGACAGCCTCACACAGTCGATTTTCATTGAGATGTTTGGGGACCCTGCTGCAAATCCCAAGGCATGGCCAAGATTGACTCTTAATGAGTTGATGGACGAAAACGGGCCTCAGAACGGCCTTTACAAACCATCCACAGACTATGGAACTGGTACGCCAATTTTGCGCATTGACGCTTTTTATGATGGTGTGGTGACGAAATTGCACTCTTTAAAGCGTGTTCGCTTATCTGCCTCAGAACTAAAACTCTACGGTTTACGCATCAACGACATTGTCATCAATCGCGTCAATAGCATTGAGTATCTTGGTAAGAGTGCATTGATACCGAGGCTCAGTGAGCATACTGTTTTTGAATCAAACATGATGAGATTTTCGGTAAGGCGGGACTTGGTCGAACCGGGCTATGTTGTTCAGTTTTTGCAGACGAAGTTCATCAAAAACCAAATCAAGTCCTGTTCAAAAAATGCGGTCAACCAGTCAAGTATCAATCAACAAGACGTGAAAAGTTTCCAGGTAAACGTCCCGCCGCTGACACTTCAACGAACCTTCGCTTTACGCGTTCAGTCCGTCGAAGCCCTAAAAATCACCCATCGCACTGCATTGGCCGAACTCGACACCCTCTTCGCGTCCCTCCAACACCGCGCCTTCCAAGGCGATTTGTAA
- a CDS encoding ImmA/IrrE family metallo-endopeptidase — MLKLELIELADLVHPEQLVDAIIQQNPGIELPIPIEELARLAGITKIEPLESVGFEGTLIANAEKSAGAIFYSSRSPRPRQRFTIGHELGHFLLPWHRQTTFNCTAEDIGSRANKDWEIQANQFAAELLIPQKLLKPRLHKFQDPELDHVLTLAEEFGTSVTMTAHRLAEQSDYPCAFVFSKDNQVRYSVKSAHFAEQLCVWKGNSLPAGSPSRQQTSSHDEWHELDSTWWLKERRGGEFPEMVYEQTLCQEDGYKITLLAYE; from the coding sequence ATGCTGAAACTTGAGCTTATCGAGCTTGCGGACTTAGTTCATCCGGAGCAGTTAGTTGATGCCATCATTCAACAGAATCCGGGCATTGAGCTTCCAATTCCCATTGAAGAGCTTGCGCGACTGGCAGGAATTACCAAAATTGAACCTCTAGAAAGTGTGGGCTTTGAGGGCACGCTAATTGCGAATGCAGAGAAATCTGCAGGAGCAATTTTTTATAGCAGCCGGAGTCCACGCCCTAGGCAGCGCTTCACCATTGGTCATGAACTCGGGCATTTTTTGCTTCCCTGGCATCGGCAAACAACCTTTAATTGCACGGCTGAAGACATAGGCTCTAGGGCAAATAAAGACTGGGAAATTCAGGCCAATCAGTTTGCGGCTGAGCTTTTAATACCGCAAAAGCTATTGAAACCGCGACTTCACAAGTTTCAAGACCCGGAGTTAGACCATGTGCTAACGCTGGCTGAAGAATTTGGGACAAGCGTGACCATGACCGCGCACCGTCTGGCAGAACAAAGCGACTACCCCTGCGCCTTCGTGTTTTCAAAGGACAACCAGGTCAGGTATTCAGTGAAAAGTGCCCATTTCGCAGAGCAACTGTGTGTATGGAAAGGAAATAGCCTTCCCGCTGGTAGTCCTAGCAGACAGCAGACTTCATCCCACGACGAATGGCATGAACTTGATTCAACCTGGTGGCTAAAAGAGCGTCGTGGGGGCGAGTTTCCTGAGATGGTCTACGAGCAAACCTTGTGTCAAGAAGATGGTTACAAGATTACCTTGCTTGCATACGAGTGA